The window ACAGCCTCAAAAAATGAAGTGGTACCCTTGTGTCTGTTCTACGCAGGAGAATAAAGTTTGCCTTATCTCTTTGGTGTACATTACACATTAAAAGAAGCGAGATGactgaaaaacatttgcagTTATACAAAACAATGCTAAAACTTACAAGACTTCATAATTGCCAAGAACCTCTTTAGGTGGAGATTTATTCCATTTACAGTCTGGAATTTCCCCATTAGGCACAGCAATGTTAAGTGTGTCATTAATAAGATTATACTTCAAGATGCGATCGTTAGCAGTACTGGAAGTAAGAGAAGGGGAAGCATtaacctacaaaaaaaaaaagatcattttttaTGAGTGGTATAGTTCTCTAAACATCATGTGTGATGACTGTATGTACTATTTGAGCAATCGAGAATCAGCGTCTCAAAGCACATCTTTCAGTTCCTCAGACGTTGACAGGAATCCCccactggaatttttttttaacttaaaactAACTGAAGTGTCTGCAGCATCAGcctgaagatttttctttaaactaaGTTACCCAGGGTCAATCAGTTGAAATTTTTGTTTAGCTTTCTAAGCTCCTATGGATATAAAACCCATAAATTTCAGTGCCTCGTTCACTCCAGCATTTGTTACACATAGGAATCTGTAGGTTTCTTCTAGTAAAACAGCTTTTATTCATGTTCTTAATCCAACTTCTCCCCTGTTAAGTTGTGAGCTGGAGAAACACATATGCTCCATGCCTCTATTCAAAACACTcaattgcatatttttttaGTGAAGGCTGAAACTGGGGTTAGTTTAACATATCTCTTGCATTCCACATTTGTTATGGGGAAACAGTACCACAACAATAAACAGCTTTGATCTTTCACTTCAGTAAGATTGAGAAGAAAGATGTTTAGATAGAATTTACATGGAAGATACAGATCCAAATGTGATACActgaattctttttaaaaaagaagccTTCCAAATATCCCAATTATTTTAAGTGTTACTCCCCATCAAGTAAATTTTCCAGCTATCCATATAGTATCTAATGGGGCTGCTAACATTCAGATGGCCTCTGAAGTCTAATTAGATGGATGCACTGGATTTAGAAGACAAAACTGAAAGccacaaacaaataaaaagacaaaagaaatagaaaaaggaaaaaaaaaaaagctcatgcTAGCCTGGTCATCACAAGGTGTATTTTACTTCCTAATGTTTTGCCTAATCCACTTACTGGAGGAATAAAAGACAAAGCTTCAAAATAGAAATGACTACATGTAAATCTACTTCATTTTATACTGTGAAAGAAAACCAGTGGGaagttatttctgtattttgtgtgACTTTACCTCGATTAGCCATGGCTTAAGCTTGTCATCAATGATAATGTCATATCCATAGCACTCAAAGCAGTGTTTATCATTATTCATTACAGGCTGGAAAGACAAAAGTATACGTTAAAACCAACAAGTTCACAAGTAACCTGATTACACGCTTTCTTAGCTGGAAGTCATGTGATTACAAATCATTTACAACATAAGCTAACATAACTCTAACATACAGATGCTAACATTACTCTAATGtaagcttaaaaataatttcaggaCTCTTTTTCTCCTCAAGCTGTTGGTAAATATTTCAATATCAACGACTGCATTAATGCCAAGTACAAAATTGCATTAGTATTCCGTCACGtttccagttttaaaataaaaacatactcATATTTTGCCAAAGTAGTAAGAATATTTAAAGCCTGCATGTATCCAGAGAAATCaggacattttaaaatgtacataaCACAGCTTCACATAATCATGAATAATTTATGCTTTAGAGATAGAAGGCTTATTCGTGGACATTTCCTTCACTGCAGAAATTTGAGGTCAAACAATTACCAGATACTTTTTAAATCTACAGTTAGTTCAAGTCATCTGTGATCTTGAAAGCCAACAGAGACCAAGGATTGAGTTGTGCTTAGAAGCACACACTCTGGAGAGTCAGTTTTCCAGCCTCTGCAAAGGATTTACAGCATGCATGCCAAGACTTTTATATAAATCTCATCAGatcttttaaagaaatctttGTAACAGGTTAGTGAGATGGTTTCCCCTAGACTAATAATGAAAGCTTTTCAGTTCCTTGGGGAGTGAAAGCGGGAAAGGAGGAATGAGCATCTCTTGTTACATTTGCCATTCTCTGACAGACAGAGAAGTACTGAAGCTGATCAAAACATTTTGTCCTCTATATTCTCAATACCTTTCTTCTCCTAAGGTTCTGCTAACATTTGGATTAAATCCCTTTTCCTCTCACATCTGGTTTCAAACATGATTGCATAGCAGAGGCTGAGCTGAGCCATGCTTCCCCACCTCCCACTGATCCTACCTTCACGACCTTGTCCCTCTTTCTTGTGCTGGTTCTGGCATTCATCTGATCCTTCAGTGAGGTGATTCAGCTTATTACACTAGCAGAACACTAACCCATCaataaaataagtaattttcATTTGGAAGAATGAGCTGATTCAACTTAAAATGGTGCCAGAACCAGCCCAAGAGAGATGACGACCACACACTTGAGAACAGGCCCTTCTTGGCAGCAGAAAGCTCTTCAGTTACCCCAGCTGACCCCTGGCATGGTACCTGCTCTTTAACATAATAACGGGATATGATCCAAGCTAGAAAGTCTCTCAAGCagaaaactattaaaaaaaaaaaaaaaagataacatttcATGGATAACTACATGACCCGTATATAGCAGAGCTGAAAATAAGCTATGCAAGTCCGCTAAGCTAATACCCTTCAACATTTTGTGCGATAAATTGTCCTTCATAGCTATCTTTTCTTTGACACATTATTACTGACATGACATCATGGGCCTTGGTAGAGCTTAATACTATTCACAAGGGCAGTACCTACTCATATTAATTAGTTCAAAGTACCCTCAAGGAGATAGATTCATTCAGCTCTTCAGCACGCACAGATGCTCACAAGATTCAAATTCACTCAGCTCAGACAAATCAGCAGGTCAGAGAATTGCAGAAATTGGCATCAGTGTTGTCACtcaaaaagcaggaaataaatttcAGGGTTTTTTGGTGGCAAACTCACTTTCACGGTTATGAAAATCCTGCAGCCATGATGTTGTCACCGGCAGCATTCCAGGCACAGTACTCACCGCAACAGCCTTCAGTGACTGCACGATTATCCAGTGAATTTCATCAAATAATTTGTTTGTAACTTCCTTTCCACGGGTGCTTTCCAGATACAGGCGCAAGTTACTCACTGTCCACTTGCCTCCATGGATATGATTGTAATCATCCTGGAGAGTTAAGGAATTAAGTCAGTCTTTAAGATTCTGAAGTTGCTCAGCGGTTTTGTTCCATTCACACAAAGAGCCCACTTCTACCTGCATGCAAACATTGCCTTAAAAATGAACTCAGCCAATTGTTTTTACTCTGTTTTACATATTTATGAAGTCTTCTGCTTTAAACTCTACACAAATGGCCATTTGTATTACCGCTGCAAGTATTATATGACACAGCACGAATCAAACAATAAATCTCAACTTAAAAGGACTTGCCTGTTTTCTCAAAAGACAACCATTACATATTCTTAATGGTGCaactgacagcagctgcaaTCATGAAGACACTGAAATAACACCTGAATTACCTTTAAACATTGGTTTTTTAGGTAATTCAGTACTTCAAGttagaaaatacattaagtGCTGCTGAAACAGAATAGGGGGAAAAAGGAGGTTACTTTATATTTGTCTTTTCAGAGGCGATCAATGCCCTGCAATATATTCTCTTTAAAtggaaagacaaaagcaaagtgAAGGTATTTTTACTGATGGAAAGACACATTCAGTTCTCAGATAGCTCACAGGACAAATGTTTTGTCCCTCTTTGAAGATTCTCCTCAGAGTGTTTCTAAGAGTTAATGACCGTATTCCTGCTCAATTATAAAACACAGAATGCCTGCGGTAGGATTAAGTTGTCAAAAGAATCAAACCTTTCATCCTCTAAAACAAGCTCAGAGAAACCTCTCATCAATTTTTagggggttttgtttgtttcctacagCTTCCCCCCACAGTAAATTTGATAGACAAATAAAGATCTGAAACACGGCTCTCGGGACTCgttctggggaaaaaatgtcttAAGATCACAGATTCCAGAAAGGGGACGGAGATCAACTTTTCAACCCtctttgcatttcaaaataagTACTCAAAATCAAAACGGATTGCAAACGGACAGAGCTCTGCGCAAACACAgctgttaattaaaaatgtcaaaacaaaGAAGAATATTGCAGGCTACACGGAATATCACTAACTGGAAATAATGAAGTAGAAGAATcacttttgctttgcttgcgTTGCATACGCAGTGAACAATTAAGTACAATTATATTTTCTAGCGGAAATGTTACAATGGGTATACTTAgccctcctttcctttttttaacctttccctctccctgatACTGAATTATAAGCTTTTCAATTTATTGATGCTTTCCCATGAGCTTGTGCAGTACGGGCATAGTGGAACTCCAGAGTTCACGTATGGTTTAGGCTAGAGCTGAAGAGCTAGAACCTAAGAGTTTTTCCAGACCTTATCATAATTTTGATAAATCACTTGACAGTTCCAATTAGGTTATTCTAATCTGTAGGGCTTAGCTGCCTCCAAACTTGCAGACGAGTTAAACTGACGATGAAAGGGTGAATGATAAGAGGAGAGGCAGCACACCATGTGCCTcatctcttctctgctgctgacaACAAAACCATGACTTATACTCTACGTTGTATGGGAACTACTTTCACCACAACTAATTCTCAGTGTGCCCTGTCAAATCACAACATCTCAAAAGCAACTCACAAATCAGTATCTGgtcaagaaaatatttgcagttcCAAAAAATACCATATTTGCACATTTACTCTGGTTTATGATTGCCATCGTAAGTGACATTCACAGTTGAAACCTTTGTTACAGTAATAACCAGACAtaaaacagctctgctgtgctgcacatctTACCAAGCAATAACAGACAAGGCACGTTTGTCTTGTGtgagtgtatgtgtgtgtgtatacacaagCACACATACTCATTTATACGTACATATTTTCagtgctcttaaaaaaaaatgaaacccaCAAGATTAGGAAGTGAAACAATAGTTTAAATTCCTGTAACAGAGGCGTGTTTTATAAATCACAGTCATCTGCTAAAATGCAAACAGGTCAATAATCATCACCAAGTGGATTCCCTGAAGAAACAAGGCCTAGGCAGTGATACTACATGTCCAACTGTTAATGTCACCTCTAACCCACTTGCCCTTCCTCCTACTGGGAAATTTCAGCTTATTTGGGCAGAGTGGAATGCTGTCAAAGCTATCTGGTTTCCACACGTTCGCTTTAAGAACATCAACAGCAAATTAGAGGACGGAACAGTTGTGCAGGCAGAATTCTATCTCTACGCTTTCCAAAGGAAGCCACTAGCTGGCCAGGAAGCGAACATTTATCACGAGCCCACAAACGTACATTCCCTTTGTtacacagagaagaaacaggGTGGAGACATAGGAAAATGCTGGAAGCCACTATGATAATAAGTGCTGGAGAGAGGAAAGCTGAATTAACTGCATGGCCaagaaagagggaaggggagatCAGGAAGGAGATATTCAAGTGCCATTATAAAATACAGATCCACGGAACCAGGCTTCATTAATTCCACCGCTCACAGAACCAATTGCTAAGTGAGTACATTAGCATTTAAATGACAGGAAACTTGGAAAGAAATTGCTTTCAACTACTGCAAGTCAAGACTGAAGACATCACAGACTATTACAGAACTTGCAGCTCCTTATCTCGCATACATTTTATCTGCAGTCTTCTAAAACTTATTTTAAGGTCAAGCTGAGACATTTTAATTGCAAGATGATGAAGAATATGACAAATAGAGCTCTCTTATTCCGAATTTTTTGGGACAGCTTAAGAAAATCAGTCTTGTTAGAGAATAGCACCTAAGAACTTGGTACACTTACCCCATGTTTCTGAATGGCAACATTTGTAAGATGTACAAACATGTTATCCAATTCGCTTGTACTTGGTGTATATTTTACTGTGCAAAATCGGCAAAATCCAAGCTTATACCTTAAATGCAAAAAGTCATTGAAGTATGTTAAATCCCAGtaaaaagtaaggaaaagatCATCCTAGGGTATGCGTACACATTAAACTTCTTTATGCAACACTGGCAACATTATTTTGACTGCATTAAACAATCTCGTGTAATAATACACATCTACACACAATCTTACATGTAACATCTCAGTGGGCGATACGTAGATACCAAAACATACAGACGAAGGTCAAATTTCTTTCCCCCAATCAGTAGTGGATTATTGATATAGAGAGAAATCACATAGGCTTCTTTGGAAGACTGAGACACAAACCTGTAACCACATAAGTAAGCAGTCTGTAAGTTTTGTGTTAATGGAAATCTTGCATCTTACTGACAAAATAATGTATAAAGTTATACTGGTTAACAATAACACACTTGGCAGCAGGcattatattaattaaaaaaaaaaaaaaggcaagtcTAAAATACAAAACTAAAGACCAGTATCAATTAACCATTAAACTCAGTTTTGAAGTTGGCAGGGCAGCTAACTGAGTCACTCGGAAAGCAGTTCTACATACCAGTCTTTCCTTTTGAGAACATCTAGAGCTTGTCACAGTACAGACAAGCAAGGAGCATATATTACATTACCTTCGTTATTCAGGGCCTTATATTCCTAGAATGTTTGTATTTATGCTTGGTTTGCCAAGGCAAACCACTGTGAAAAGCTAGCTTTCAGACTGTGACATTCCTCAGATTCcaagataaacagaaaaaaaatgtctcaaGGGGTATTCAGCCAGTCAActtgtaacaggaaaaaattagCATTAGTTTTGCAATCAAAACTCTTTTTAGTCAGAGAAAAGCATAGATTGCTACACCGTTAAGTCCATTTGAAAGCAGGACGCCAACATGAAGTGCACTCCTTTGTGCTCCAAAcagataatgtatttatttcatatacGCACATTCCTCCTCTGTACTAATTTCAGCAGTGAATCAATATGTATTAAATAAAATCATGATACAAATTGCtcagggaaagattttttttcctctttacttcCTGTTATTTAACACTATAGAGCAGAACAATTTGTTCTCGCACGTTATCCCAAAgacactgaaagcattttttataGAGAATAGTTATTCTAACTGCTCGTTGTATCTCCTCACACCAACATAAGCCGTATTAAGACCTGTTCGAATGACTAAGTCAGataactgaaattaaatgcagAACTATGTATATAATGACAAAACGATAACAGCAGAATAACTTTCCCATGCATCTGACAACCAGTATGCTGATGTGGTTCACCTGATAATAGAAAGTACAAGGAAGGGTTTAGTTTTTAAGCACTTACGAGGATGTTTTGCTATCTCGAGACCATTTTTTTATTTGAGACAGTTTATTGATTAGAAATATTCCTTTTCCCTGAGCTTTACCACAAGGTTTCATAATCCAAGTGCTGGAGGGATTCTTTCTGAACTCTTCAACAAAGAGATTATAATCAGCAGGAAGCATAAAAGTGACTGGAACAAAATctgagtagaaaaaaaaagagtgcacAATTAAGGACAGTACGTCTAACAGGAATCTTCATGAATACAGACTAAGTTTTTCTAATGTGGCATGATCCACTTCCAGTAAAACTtatgttgcttttttatttcatttagtttGTGGTTTTTACTTAAAGAACTGCTAAATATTGTGTGCTGCTAATTTCAGACTAGTAAACTTTAATTTACAtgaatcatttttcttctgtttaaatgaTGCCCAACTACAGTATTACGCACCATTGCAACTAAACTGCTGTTAGCAGATTTCATCAACCTCATACGTCAACTTTTACCACTCTGCAAGCCATCTTGTCATCCTCTCTGTACATGCAAAAACCCAAATGTTGATGTCGTTTCCTCTTCAGATGTggtaatttttaatttctgtggtACTCTCATGAGTCATTTTTTCTTTACGCTCAGACTCAGTGTTACCAAACTTGCTGAAATCTAAAGAAAggtatttcttgtttttttgctaTCTGATTATTATCAGTTCCACCCATATAGCACTGCCTCTTTCTTACATGGATGAACAGTGATTACATTTCACTTTCCCTGGATCTAAAACAACTCAGCATGTCTCCATCTCTATTTCACTGCAATGTTTTCTGACCTCCAAGACAactttgctcttctctctccCAATCTATTGTTTTGATGCTTGCttggttttttaattttatttcctagtAGTCACTATCAGTTCTCCAACTTCCCCTAAGTTTCTCCTCTGAAAAGCTTATCCATTCACTTCTGTCAGGAGCCCTTCTGCCAAAGGTTATTTAAGTTTTTGCTCCAGTGTAggattttcagatttttttttccttcccagataTGATTTAAAGAAACTCCAGCCTTTTTTTGATATGAAGTTTGATATGAGTGTCATTCTGTTCCACCAGTGATCTTAGAGCCAAATATCTTAATCCCATAATATTCCCacttaaaaattatatatatataaaacacacacagttacaaatctatttttatatatcCTGACATTTAGAAATAATCATTTCATGATCACTTCAGCCCGTGTTTGTTCAGCTAATGTTGCACTGATAAGTTCGGTTTTCATTAAGGTCCTTACTTACCCACCCATGTCTAAATACAAATTTAACACATACAAACTGGTTATGTTCTTCTTGAATATTGCTGAATGCTTGCAAGTCAACAGTGGTGGAACCACATTACTGCTGTAGTAGTATGAGAGAAACAATCAATCTTTTAGTCTTCCTTTGCCTCtattttcagcagttcttgaaCAAACCGCATACTCTGTTTCTCTCAAATTTATAAAACATTGGCCATTATGCTTCAAAACAAGTTTTATGAAATAGtatattttcaaagcttttcacATGAAATGTTTGCTACTGCTGTTTTTAATCACTTTCCCTACACTTATCTGTTTCGTTATGCTCTAATGACAGCTTTGTAGCAagtgagaaggaggaaaagacaaagaaagaaggtTGTAACATTTGCAGAACACAAAACAGTTTTAGGATAGAGTACTATAGGATAGAGTTTAACTGACTGCTATTGACAGAGCACCTGCCGATAGATAGGCACTTGAGTGTTGAACACTTAGAAGTTCAGAAAATCTAGCAGAATTCCCTTCCTACTGGAAGACAAGCTACGCTGCAGCTAAATTACCTCCATGTGataattaaaatacatcagTTTTATGTCTCCGAAGGCAAACTGGTAAAAACAGGCTTGTACTACTTGCAAGCAACAGTTTATCTTACCAAATTCACTGCACAAAAGTGGCAACACGTGCATTAGAATATGTTTATTAAtgtgctgttctgtttctgGAAGTTACAGTGCCATCAGTTTATCAACAACACAGAAGACAAAGTTAACACTGATAATGAGAACCACATAcccaaataaatatattttccattttcatccttttctgCAAGAGGACTCCCTTCCTTCTCAAGTTCTTTCCTATATCGCTTGATGTTCTTTACCATCAAATCTTTTCTGGTCAGTTCGTAGTGATTGGGGAAATGGTTGACAATTTGGTCATCTGAAAGGCGGTAACCAGTTTCcacactgaaaacatttctgattgTTTGTACACTcatcctgaaaacaaaaacagacagcaGATGATTTCTCTAAGGAGGACAGAGTTGAAACAGTGTATGtcactgttgtggtttaacccaggAGGTACCTACGCACCACACAGTCCTGTCACTTCATCTCCCTCTCACACTTCTCTCATTGCTCTATATAGTAAAATATTTAGCTTCAGTGACAATCTAACATACTCTGAATCTCTGTTAGCAAATGAAATCTTTCCACATGCTTTATCAATTCCAATACTGATGAAATTGAGGCAGCTGGTGAGGCAAGTAAGAGGAAAACTTGTCTCTACTAGACTCTGGATTGTTGATAGACAGGTCAACCCTCAGCAGGGTCTACAAATTACTCCTACACACCCACATGCTACAGAAGTAGCTCTCTTATctattgctttcctttctggaaCTCAGTTTTcctcttattaaaaaaaaaaaaaaaaggccacaaAGCCATTACTACTGGTTACCTTGCTATTATATTTCTGGAGGGCTTCAAGCATACGAATTGAAATCAGTGAATCACACACCTGTAGATGACAGAGCAGAATGCTACAGCAACCAGACCATCAAATCAGCTGCTTACTTCATTTCTCACAGAATACAAGAGTAGGGTCAAAAACACAAAGAGTTTTCTATATTAGAGATGTCACACTGATGGCATTCTGGAAGTATTCTTAAATTTACAATGTGCTACGTTATCATttcaggaagaaagcaaaacaaaacaaaaacagcaaagcaaaacaaaacaaaacaaaaaccaaatcaGTCACACAGCAATTTCCATGAGTGTCCTGTTCCCCCACTCCTCCCCTCAGCTGCATTCCAAAAGCACAAACGCTCCTACTCATTTAATAAGTGGTTAACAAAAGGCACAGTCAGCAGTACAAACTGCCAGTCCGTCATATTTGAAAAGGACGATATAAATGGTTTGGTATACTTAGAGGTACTTTTTCTGCCATTTAATaggtaggttgctccaaaagtaatgcctcctattcatttccatggaaactacaacagatacaaagagcacaagaacaccATCTGATAGTGTACATTCTCTGcaacaaaacactatttttcaacaaagTCAAGACCACtggcatttttgccagtgatgaacaagaacctgcatgtcGTGCTTGTAACAATCTACACCAGTGAATGTGACCCACTGTttttgttgccactgctgaaatgcactacctaccacctcactgtgctcacagctactgtttgatctccacaagcattcagcaagcaccaatgaatgtcaatgggtgccattcTTTCCACAAGAAGAAATTCAAGgccacacttttgcttcatatgcacttccatgtcagacaccattctgtcagactgcccctctgctgctgtcacacagcaacaaaatgtaatggaatattggtggaaaggtcCAGTCGCTGC of the Gallus gallus isolate bGalGal1 chromosome 1, bGalGal1.mat.broiler.GRCg7b, whole genome shotgun sequence genome contains:
- the TTLL1 gene encoding polyglutamylase complex subunit TTLL1 isoform X2, with amino-acid sequence MSVQTIRNVFSVETGYRLSDDQIVNHFPNHYELTRKDLMVKNIKRYRKELEKEGSPLAEKDENGKYIYLDFVPVTFMLPADYNLFVEEFRKNPSSTWIMKPCGKAQGKGIFLINKLSQIKKWSRDSKTSSFVSQSSKEAYVISLYINNPLLIGGKKFDLRLYVLVSTYRPLRCYMYKLGFCRFCTVKYTPSTSELDNMFVHLTNVAIQKHGDDYNHIHGGKWTVSNLRLYLESTRGKEVTNKLFDEIHWIIVQSLKAVAPVMNNDKHCFECYGYDIIIDDKLKPWLIEVNASPSLTSSTANDRILKYNLINDTLNIAVPNGEIPDCKWNKSPPKEVLGNYEVLYDEEMAQSDGSDRDLRSRSGQSTGTKGNRGRDSGKPVLTTWK
- the TTLL1 gene encoding polyglutamylase complex subunit TTLL1 isoform X1, which produces MAGKVKWVTDIEKSVLINNFEKRGWIQVAENEDWNFYWMSVQTIRNVFSVETGYRLSDDQIVNHFPNHYELTRKDLMVKNIKRYRKELEKEGSPLAEKDENGKYIYLDFVPVTFMLPADYNLFVEEFRKNPSSTWIMKPCGKAQGKGIFLINKLSQIKKWSRDSKTSSFVSQSSKEAYVISLYINNPLLIGGKKFDLRLYVLVSTYRPLRCYMYKLGFCRFCTVKYTPSTSELDNMFVHLTNVAIQKHGDDYNHIHGGKWTVSNLRLYLESTRGKEVTNKLFDEIHWIIVQSLKAVAPVMNNDKHCFECYGYDIIIDDKLKPWLIEVNASPSLTSSTANDRILKYNLINDTLNIAVPNGEIPDCKWNKSPPKEVLGNYEVLYDEEMAQSDGSDRDLRSRSGQSTGTKGNRGRDSGKPVLTTWK